The proteins below come from a single Plantactinospora sp. KBS50 genomic window:
- a CDS encoding discoidin domain-containing protein — protein sequence MPTPPPAPPAPPTPHQRRRSGAVYAALLALLAAYLTVPTGPAAAAGPLISQGKPTTASSSEAAGTPASAATDGDTGTRWSSAFADPQWLQVDLGATATVDQVQLVWEAAYATAFQIQTSASPSGPWATIYSTTTGTGGTQTLAVSGSGRYVRMYGTARATGYGYSLWEFRVYGTTGTTPPPSGRPISEFKKVDASSWEGGNAPAAALDGRTNTRWSSSFADPQWLRVDFGATATINRVVLNWEAAYATAYRLETSTNGTTWTTIYSTTTGAGGVEQLTVSGTGRYLRFYGTARATGYGYSLWEFQAYGTLDETASTPPMLSGPTRPPGTLNQFALSAPGDGAMITTTRRPTLTWAAVSGATRYQVWINISRTDYDFTASGNLIDLYTKVAEPTGTSYTPTWDLPDRWTYKWYITSVGGTALTSNIRRFSVYLPTLETVADGINIVAGSRDLNRNGTIEPYEDWRQPVETRVSDLLGRMTTEEKAYQMFYNAQQFPRSGWHFGPAQAQDLHTQLLASAGTRLGIPFVSAGDTIHGYQTTYPMQSALAAAKDYRLDYQLGDMQRREQLEVGTRGVLGPLAEVGTKVIYPRIQEGNGENAQVAAAQVRALVAGLQGGPELNPNSVLATVKHWPGEGAGGEALIVYDGVTIKYHMIPFRAAMEAGAVNIMPGYAGSSYLDPGGPGAGDSAPILAYLRQNLGYQGLITTDWLPSGSWVGAANAGSDVMGGADPGAEGFSMATFTANVPTSRIDDAVRRVLRLKFQLGIFEAPYGDPVNGPYRFHQPAYTALANQASREAMTLLKNDGGVLPIRLNPGDNIVVAGPRADDTTACCVWTSFFHAEYGSQTMLAAIRNRATQAGVNVYSGDGPNPKLAIVAVGETSYTHATNWPKEQPYLPADQLAVIQNFRARGIPVVVALVLPRPYVITEWRDLASAIVVTYRGGEEMGPALASLLFGDYTPSGKLPWQLPRSLDQVLRPGGTDIPADAVESWDLPYDLGATTAERNQIRASIDAGQQPATNYGNPLYPYGAGMTGF from the coding sequence ATGCCCACGCCACCACCGGCGCCACCTGCACCACCCACCCCACACCAGCGGCGCCGCTCCGGCGCCGTCTACGCGGCACTGCTCGCGCTGCTCGCCGCGTACCTGACCGTCCCCACCGGACCCGCCGCCGCAGCCGGGCCACTGATCTCGCAAGGCAAACCGACCACCGCCTCCTCGTCGGAAGCGGCCGGCACCCCCGCGTCGGCCGCCACCGACGGCGACACCGGCACCCGCTGGTCGAGCGCGTTCGCCGATCCACAGTGGCTTCAGGTCGATCTCGGCGCCACCGCCACCGTCGACCAGGTCCAGCTGGTCTGGGAGGCCGCCTACGCGACGGCCTTCCAGATCCAGACCTCCGCCAGCCCGTCCGGGCCGTGGGCCACGATCTACTCCACCACCACCGGTACGGGCGGAACGCAGACCCTCGCGGTCTCCGGCTCCGGCCGGTACGTGCGGATGTACGGCACCGCCCGCGCCACCGGATACGGCTACTCGCTGTGGGAGTTCCGGGTCTACGGCACCACCGGAACCACCCCGCCCCCCAGCGGCCGGCCCATCTCCGAGTTCAAGAAGGTCGACGCCTCCTCCTGGGAGGGCGGCAACGCACCCGCCGCCGCGCTCGACGGCCGCACCAACACCCGCTGGTCCAGCAGCTTCGCCGACCCGCAGTGGCTACGCGTCGACTTCGGCGCCACCGCCACCATCAACAGGGTCGTGCTCAACTGGGAGGCCGCCTACGCCACCGCGTACCGGCTGGAAACCTCGACCAACGGCACCACCTGGACCACGATCTACTCCACCACCACCGGCGCCGGCGGAGTCGAACAACTCACCGTCAGCGGCACCGGACGCTACCTGCGCTTCTACGGCACCGCCCGGGCCACCGGGTACGGCTACTCGCTGTGGGAATTCCAGGCGTACGGCACCCTCGACGAGACCGCCAGCACCCCGCCGATGCTCTCCGGCCCCACCAGGCCACCCGGCACGCTCAACCAGTTCGCGCTCAGCGCACCCGGCGACGGCGCCATGATCACCACCACCCGCCGGCCCACCCTCACCTGGGCCGCCGTCTCCGGCGCCACCCGCTACCAGGTCTGGATCAACATCAGCCGCACCGACTACGACTTCACCGCCTCGGGCAACCTCATCGACCTCTACACCAAGGTCGCCGAACCGACCGGCACGTCGTACACCCCCACCTGGGACCTACCGGACCGCTGGACCTACAAGTGGTACATCACCTCGGTCGGCGGCACCGCGCTCACCTCGAACATCCGGCGCTTCAGCGTCTACCTGCCCACCCTGGAAACCGTCGCCGACGGCATCAACATCGTCGCCGGCAGCCGGGACCTCAACCGCAACGGCACCATCGAGCCGTACGAGGACTGGCGGCAGCCGGTCGAAACCCGGGTGTCGGACCTGCTCGGCCGGATGACGACCGAGGAAAAGGCGTACCAGATGTTCTACAACGCCCAGCAGTTCCCGCGCTCGGGCTGGCACTTCGGCCCGGCACAGGCGCAGGACCTGCACACCCAGCTGCTCGCCTCGGCCGGCACCCGGCTGGGCATCCCGTTCGTCTCGGCCGGCGACACCATCCACGGCTACCAGACCACGTACCCGATGCAGAGCGCCCTGGCCGCCGCCAAGGACTACCGGCTGGACTACCAGCTCGGCGACATGCAACGGCGCGAACAGCTCGAAGTCGGCACCCGCGGCGTCCTCGGCCCGCTCGCCGAGGTCGGCACCAAGGTGATCTACCCGCGCATCCAGGAGGGCAACGGCGAGAACGCACAGGTCGCCGCCGCCCAGGTACGCGCCCTGGTGGCCGGCCTGCAGGGCGGTCCCGAGCTGAACCCGAACTCGGTGCTGGCCACCGTCAAACACTGGCCCGGCGAGGGCGCCGGCGGCGAGGCCCTGATCGTCTACGACGGCGTGACGATCAAATACCACATGATCCCGTTCCGCGCGGCCATGGAGGCCGGCGCGGTCAACATCATGCCCGGGTACGCGGGCAGCTCCTACCTGGACCCGGGCGGACCGGGCGCCGGCGACAGCGCGCCGATCCTGGCGTACCTGCGGCAGAACCTCGGCTACCAGGGCCTCATCACGACCGACTGGCTCCCCTCCGGCTCCTGGGTCGGTGCCGCGAACGCCGGATCCGACGTGATGGGCGGCGCCGACCCCGGCGCCGAGGGCTTCTCGATGGCCACCTTCACCGCGAACGTGCCCACCTCCCGCATCGACGACGCCGTCCGGCGCGTCCTGCGGCTGAAGTTCCAGCTCGGGATCTTCGAGGCCCCGTACGGCGACCCGGTCAACGGCCCGTACCGGTTCCACCAGCCGGCCTACACCGCGCTGGCCAACCAGGCGTCCCGGGAAGCCATGACGCTGCTGAAGAACGACGGCGGCGTGCTGCCGATCCGGCTCAACCCCGGCGACAACATCGTCGTCGCCGGCCCGCGCGCCGACGACACCACCGCATGCTGCGTCTGGACCAGCTTCTTCCACGCCGAGTACGGCTCGCAGACCATGCTCGCCGCGATCCGTAACCGTGCCACCCAGGCCGGGGTGAACGTCTACTCCGGCGACGGACCGAATCCGAAACTGGCCATCGTGGCGGTGGGGGAGACCTCCTACACCCACGCGACCAACTGGCCCAAGGAACAGCCCTACCTGCCCGCCGACCAACTCGCGGTGATCCAGAACTTCCGCGCCCGCGGCATCCCCGTCGTGGTCGCCCTGGTGCTGCCCCGGCCGTACGTCATCACCGAATGGCGCGACCTGGCCAGCGCCATCGTGGTCACCTACCGTGGCGGCGAGGAGATGGGGCCGGCGCTGGCCAGCCTGCTGTTCGGCGACTACACGCCCAGCGGCAAACTACCCTGGCAACTGCCCCGCAGCCTGGACCAGGTGCTCCGCCCCGGCGGCACCGACATCCCGGCCGACGCGGTGGAATCCTGGGACCTGCCGTACGACCTGGGCGCGACCACTGCGGAACGCAACCAGATCCGCGCCAGCATCGACGCCGGTCAGCAACCGGCGACAAACTACGGCAACCCGCTCTACCCGTAC
- a CDS encoding discoidin domain-containing protein: MSTPASTPQVRPPRHRPASAGRRPRPHRRLLTSAAAVLALLSGSIVASTPFAAGAASPLISQGRATTASTSETPETPASAATDGDTGTRWSSAFADPQWLQVDLGATATVDQVQLVWEAAYARSFQIQVATAPGGPWTTIYSTTTGTGGTQTLAVSGSGRYVRMYGTARATAYGYSLWEFRVYGSAASAACTGNAALNRPATASSTENAASPASAAVDGNTGTRWSSAFADPQWLRVDLGSTQTLCQVVLDWEAAYARSFQIQVATAADGPWTTIYSTTTGTGGTQTLAVSGSGRYVRMYGTARATAYGYSLWEFTVRTTSGSSTPPPTTPPPTGGFWGDTGSIPAAQNVLMVKVLNRTNGQYPDSQVYWSYNGQSHSIAEQPYFDMPVNTAGRMYFHLGSPTSQYSDFIEFTVGAAQFNGNTTRVDGFALKLAMRLHSHTGTDVSVGENEATFAESRTVTFQRFSDAMPAEFKHLATIEAPYRIPSPGNTPQFQAGGQYANYFSSYASSVGLPASATEIFGCAGPLAGNPNGCAALNRHVAQLPQAQWSNPSLFYQQAPANYYAKFWHDRAINNRSYGFPYDDVADQSSFVSAANPQWLLVAVGW, from the coding sequence ATGTCCACCCCCGCATCCACCCCACAGGTCCGACCACCCCGACACCGACCGGCATCCGCCGGCCGCCGCCCGCGGCCGCACCGCCGCCTGCTCACCAGCGCCGCGGCCGTCCTCGCGCTGCTGTCCGGCAGCATCGTGGCGAGCACGCCGTTCGCCGCGGGCGCGGCGTCCCCGCTGATCTCCCAGGGCCGCGCGACGACCGCCTCCACGAGCGAAACTCCCGAAACACCGGCCTCGGCCGCCACCGACGGCGACACCGGCACCCGCTGGTCGAGCGCGTTCGCCGATCCACAGTGGCTTCAGGTCGATCTCGGCGCCACCGCCACCGTCGACCAGGTCCAGCTGGTCTGGGAGGCCGCCTACGCGCGGTCCTTCCAGATCCAGGTGGCAACCGCGCCGGGCGGTCCGTGGACCACGATCTACTCCACCACCACCGGTACGGGCGGAACGCAGACCCTCGCGGTCTCCGGCTCCGGCCGGTACGTGCGGATGTACGGCACCGCCCGCGCCACCGCGTACGGCTACTCGCTGTGGGAGTTCCGGGTGTACGGCAGCGCGGCCTCGGCCGCCTGCACCGGGAACGCCGCACTGAACCGGCCGGCGACGGCCTCCTCGACCGAGAACGCCGCGTCACCGGCCTCGGCCGCGGTGGACGGCAACACCGGTACCCGCTGGTCCAGCGCGTTCGCCGACCCGCAGTGGCTGCGCGTCGACCTCGGGAGCACGCAGACCCTCTGCCAGGTCGTGCTGGACTGGGAGGCGGCCTACGCGCGGTCCTTCCAGATCCAGGTGGCAACCGCGGCGGACGGTCCGTGGACCACGATCTACTCCACCACCACCGGTACGGGCGGAACGCAGACCCTCGCGGTCTCCGGCTCCGGCCGGTACGTGCGGATGTACGGCACCGCCCGCGCCACCGCGTACGGCTACTCGCTGTGGGAGTTCACCGTGCGCACCACCTCGGGCTCCAGCACCCCGCCGCCGACGACCCCGCCGCCCACCGGCGGTTTCTGGGGCGACACCGGCTCGATCCCGGCCGCCCAGAACGTGCTGATGGTGAAGGTGCTCAACCGGACCAACGGCCAGTACCCGGACAGCCAGGTGTACTGGAGTTACAACGGGCAGTCGCACTCGATCGCCGAGCAGCCGTACTTCGACATGCCGGTGAACACCGCGGGCCGGATGTACTTCCACCTCGGCTCGCCGACCAGCCAGTACAGCGACTTCATCGAGTTCACGGTCGGCGCGGCCCAGTTCAACGGCAACACCACCCGGGTCGACGGGTTCGCCCTGAAGCTGGCGATGCGGCTGCACTCGCACACCGGCACGGACGTCTCCGTCGGGGAGAACGAGGCGACGTTCGCCGAGAGCCGGACGGTGACCTTCCAGCGGTTCTCCGACGCGATGCCGGCCGAGTTCAAGCACCTGGCCACGATCGAGGCGCCGTACCGGATCCCGTCGCCGGGCAACACGCCGCAGTTCCAGGCCGGCGGCCAGTACGCGAACTACTTCAGCAGCTACGCCTCGTCGGTGGGGCTGCCGGCCAGCGCCACCGAGATCTTCGGCTGCGCCGGCCCGCTGGCGGGCAACCCGAACGGCTGTGCGGCGCTCAACCGGCACGTCGCGCAGTTGCCGCAGGCGCAGTGGTCGAACCCGAGCCTGTTCTACCAGCAGGCGCCGGCGAACTACTACGCCAAGTTCTGGCACGACCGGGCGATCAACAACCGGTCGTACGGCTTCCCCTACGACGACGTGGCCGACCAGTCCTCGTTCGTCTCGGCGGCCAACCCGCAGTGGTTGCTGGTGGCCGTGGGCTGGTGA
- a CDS encoding APC family permease, whose protein sequence is MATRDPLTRSATPTTSPAHGSIGLLTCVAFAVGTMVGAGVFVLSGLAVQRAGPAAMLSFVLAGVLVLLSALSFAVVASLAPPGGSGYAYVGVALGTRLGFLTSWAFWLGGVIGVAFVLNAFGSYLHDFFVPDASALVVAVLAAVLIAGLNLGPASLIGRAETALVAVKVAILALLVVFAFVHLGRAHLTPFTPHGGGAVLTTSSLLFVAYLGFNVVTNMAGDVRRPQRTIPLAILISMALVALIYVGVVVALLAGGISSYDEASVGTAARHLIGGWGGVLIPIGALISTLSAANANTLGSSEIMVRLAADRQVPTAAGRLWHGHPAVSVLAGAAISVVLLLTGDIQTIVALGNVAAIAAMVLVNAAAVRAQRSRDGRGIALPGGPLLPALGLLTAAVQLAFIAWWQTLLGLLLVAAGLGLHALRGRHHAGHHARIVEQLGRNAGPAGRALARRR, encoded by the coding sequence ATGGCGACCCGGGACCCACTGACCCGCTCGGCCACGCCGACCACGTCCCCCGCCCACGGCTCGATCGGGCTGTTGACCTGCGTGGCCTTCGCCGTCGGCACGATGGTGGGCGCCGGGGTGTTCGTCCTGTCCGGCCTGGCCGTGCAGCGGGCCGGACCGGCCGCGATGCTGTCGTTCGTACTGGCCGGGGTGCTGGTGCTGCTCTCGGCGCTGTCCTTCGCGGTGGTCGCCAGCCTCGCGCCGCCGGGCGGCTCCGGCTACGCCTACGTCGGCGTCGCGCTCGGCACCCGGCTCGGCTTCCTCACCTCGTGGGCGTTCTGGCTCGGCGGGGTCATCGGGGTGGCGTTCGTGCTCAACGCCTTCGGCAGCTACCTGCACGACTTCTTCGTACCGGACGCCTCCGCGCTGGTGGTGGCGGTCCTCGCCGCCGTGCTGATCGCCGGGCTCAACCTCGGCCCGGCCAGCCTGATCGGCCGGGCCGAGACCGCGCTGGTGGCGGTCAAGGTCGCCATCCTCGCCCTGTTGGTCGTCTTCGCCTTCGTGCACCTGGGTCGCGCGCACCTGACGCCGTTCACGCCGCACGGCGGCGGCGCCGTGCTGACCACCAGCAGCCTGCTGTTCGTGGCGTACCTCGGGTTCAACGTGGTGACGAACATGGCCGGCGACGTACGGCGACCGCAGCGGACCATCCCGCTGGCCATCCTGATCAGCATGGCGCTGGTGGCTCTGATCTACGTGGGGGTGGTGGTCGCCCTGCTGGCCGGCGGGATCAGCAGCTACGACGAGGCCAGCGTCGGCACCGCGGCACGGCACCTGATCGGCGGCTGGGGCGGGGTGCTCATCCCGATCGGCGCGCTCATCTCCACGCTGTCCGCCGCCAACGCCAACACGCTGGGCTCCTCGGAGATCATGGTGCGGCTCGCCGCCGACCGGCAGGTCCCGACGGCCGCCGGCCGGCTCTGGCACGGCCACCCCGCGGTGAGCGTGCTGGCCGGTGCCGCCATCTCGGTCGTCCTGCTGCTCACCGGCGACATCCAGACCATCGTGGCGCTCGGCAACGTCGCGGCCATCGCGGCGATGGTGCTGGTCAACGCCGCGGCCGTGCGCGCCCAGCGGAGCCGGGACGGCCGCGGCATCGCGCTGCCCGGCGGGCCGCTGCTGCCGGCGCTGGGGCTGCTCACCGCGGCGGTGCAACTGGCCTTCATCGCCTGGTGGCAGACGCTGCTCGGGCTGCTGCTGGTCGCCGCCGGCCTCGGCCTGCACGCGCTGCGCGGCCGGCACCACGCCGGGCACCACGCCCGGATCGTCGAGCAACTGGGCCGCAACGCCGGCCCCGCGGGGCGCGCGCTGGCCCGCCGGCGATGA
- the pnuC gene encoding nicotinamide riboside transporter PnuC, translated as MLAWLAQLIAPLNAVLFRIGNDAVSWAELLGFVSGAACVWLTVRSSIHNFWVGIANCTFFLVLFATARLWADGGLQIVYIVLGIIGWWQWLHGGADRGALTVRRATPRTLAGCVGFVVVATWGLTVLLTAVHDSAPFWDALTTAISLAAQYLLNAKRVETWLFWMAADVVYIPLYAAKGLVLTAVVYTLFLGMTILGLRAWLAASTPGRTGVSAPDGTTGSGPAAAPAGGTGVPA; from the coding sequence ATGCTGGCCTGGCTGGCACAACTGATCGCACCGCTGAACGCGGTGCTGTTCCGAATCGGCAACGACGCCGTGTCCTGGGCCGAACTGCTCGGCTTCGTCAGCGGCGCCGCGTGCGTCTGGCTGACCGTCCGCTCCTCCATCCACAACTTCTGGGTGGGGATCGCCAACTGCACGTTCTTCCTGGTGCTGTTCGCCACCGCCCGGCTCTGGGCCGACGGCGGACTCCAGATCGTCTACATCGTCCTGGGGATCATCGGCTGGTGGCAGTGGCTGCACGGCGGCGCCGACCGGGGCGCGCTGACCGTCCGCCGGGCCACCCCGCGCACCCTGGCCGGATGCGTCGGGTTCGTCGTGGTGGCCACCTGGGGGCTGACCGTGCTGCTGACCGCGGTGCACGACTCCGCCCCGTTCTGGGACGCGCTGACCACCGCCATCTCGCTGGCCGCCCAGTACCTGTTGAACGCCAAGCGGGTCGAGACCTGGCTGTTCTGGATGGCCGCCGACGTCGTCTACATCCCGCTGTACGCCGCCAAGGGGCTGGTGCTGACCGCGGTGGTGTACACGCTGTTCCTCGGCATGACGATTCTCGGCCTGCGGGCCTGGCTCGCCGCCAGCACCCCGGGCCGGACCGGCGTATCCGCGCCGGACGGCACGACCGGGTCCGGGCCGGCCGCCGCGCCGGCCGGCGGGACGGGGGTGCCGGCGTGA